One part of the Megachile rotundata isolate GNS110a chromosome 16, iyMegRotu1, whole genome shotgun sequence genome encodes these proteins:
- the LOC100881958 gene encoding tumor protein p63-regulated gene 1-like protein isoform X3 — MDETYFDEGPAGNFETATLEITKDLDGNEFNNSVSAASGVDVDKRNRENEGNISNQVPTSKDISTIPFKHIDIHSFFTDRNEVVERALKDCHDSLINEEEKDIVGSWLLTEISLWDIEKERLVVLTKTALYSIKYDFISLKILEYNRIPLTQIDTLISGELVYPSSSLAPKRQMSGIRLMWNKGNPLSLIKKWNPFAKDIPWLTYTSHPLFWYKGSEAERAKFDIEGLCSMIKGLLTTECNIKTGLIIIENYIGVGALVHNRNALGFFKIRGKISF, encoded by the exons ATGGATGAAACGTACTTTGATGAAGGGCCagcgggaaattttgaaacagcTACCTTAGAAATTACCAAAGATCTTGATGGAAATGAATTTAACAATTCGGTTTCCGCAGCCAGTG GAGTTGACGTTGACAAAAGAAACAGGGAAAATGAAGGCAACATATCCAATCAAGTTCCAACTTCAAAAGACATATCCACTATTCCTTTTAAACATATAGATATTCATTCTTTCTTTACTGATAGAAACGAAGTAGTAGAAAGGGCTTTAAAAGACTGTCATGATagtttaataaatgaagaagagAAAGACATAGTTGGAAGCTGGCTATTGACTGA aATAAGCTTATGGGATATTGAGAAAGAAAGACTGGTCGTTCTTACTAAAACTGctctttattcaataaaatatgattttatttctttaaaaatacttgaatacAATCGAATACCATTAACTCAAATAGATACATTAATTTCTGGTGAACTAGTTTATCCATCCTCATCTCTAGCACC GAAAAGACAAATGTCTGGTATAAGATTGATGTGGAACAAAGGTAATCCATTGTCACTAATTAAAAAGTGGAATCCCTTTGCAAAAGATATACCCTGGCTCACTTATACTAGTCATCCATTATTTTGGTACAAAG GATCAGAAGCAGAGAGAGCAAAATTTGATATTGAAGGTTTATGTTCGATGATTAAAGGTTTATTAACAACAGAGTGTAATATAAAAACTGgattaattattatagaaaattatattgGTGTAGGTGCCTTGGTGCATAATAGAAATGCGCTAGGTTTCTTTAAAATTCGGGGTAAAATTAGCTTCTAA
- the LOC100881958 gene encoding tumor protein p63-regulated gene 1-like protein isoform X2, with the protein MDETYFDEGPAGNFETATLEITKDLDGNEFNNSVSAASGVDVDKRNRENEGNISNQVPTSKDISTIPFKHIDIHSFFTDRNEVVERALKDCHDSLINEEEKDIVGSWLLTEISLWDIEKERLVVLTKTALYSIKYDFISLKILEYNRIPLTQIDTLISGELVYPSSSLAPRLNGLAEGMSSIVNCAVRQEWSTLTSCTGLAQFESRKRQMSGIRLMWNKGNPLSLIKKWNPFAKDIPWLTYTSHPLFWYKGSEAERAKFDIEGLCSMIKGLLTTECNIKTGLIIIENYIGVGALVHNRNALGFFKIRGKISF; encoded by the exons ATGGATGAAACGTACTTTGATGAAGGGCCagcgggaaattttgaaacagcTACCTTAGAAATTACCAAAGATCTTGATGGAAATGAATTTAACAATTCGGTTTCCGCAGCCAGTG GAGTTGACGTTGACAAAAGAAACAGGGAAAATGAAGGCAACATATCCAATCAAGTTCCAACTTCAAAAGACATATCCACTATTCCTTTTAAACATATAGATATTCATTCTTTCTTTACTGATAGAAACGAAGTAGTAGAAAGGGCTTTAAAAGACTGTCATGATagtttaataaatgaagaagagAAAGACATAGTTGGAAGCTGGCTATTGACTGA aATAAGCTTATGGGATATTGAGAAAGAAAGACTGGTCGTTCTTACTAAAACTGctctttattcaataaaatatgattttatttctttaaaaatacttgaatacAATCGAATACCATTAACTCAAATAGATACATTAATTTCTGGTGAACTAGTTTATCCATCCTCATCTCTAGCACC ACGATTAAATGGATTGGCAGAGGGAATGTCATCAATAGTTAATTGTGCAGTTCGTCAAGAGTGGTCTACTCTTACCTCTTGTACTGGACTTGCACAATTTGAATCTAG GAAAAGACAAATGTCTGGTATAAGATTGATGTGGAACAAAGGTAATCCATTGTCACTAATTAAAAAGTGGAATCCCTTTGCAAAAGATATACCCTGGCTCACTTATACTAGTCATCCATTATTTTGGTACAAAG GATCAGAAGCAGAGAGAGCAAAATTTGATATTGAAGGTTTATGTTCGATGATTAAAGGTTTATTAACAACAGAGTGTAATATAAAAACTGgattaattattatagaaaattatattgGTGTAGGTGCCTTGGTGCATAATAGAAATGCGCTAGGTTTCTTTAAAATTCGGGGTAAAATTAGCTTCTAA
- the LOC100881958 gene encoding tumor protein p63-regulated gene 1-like protein isoform X1, whose protein sequence is MDETYFDEGPAGNFETATLEITKDLDGNEFNNSVSAASGVDVDKRNRENEGNISNQVPTSKDISTIPFKHIDIHSFFTDRNEVVERALKDCHDSLINEEEKDIVGSWLLTEISLWDIEKERLVVLTKTALYSIKYDFISLKILEYNRIPLTQIDTLISGELVYPSSSLAPRLNGLAEGMSSIVNCAVRQEWSTLTSCTGLAQFESSYCFRKRQMSGIRLMWNKGNPLSLIKKWNPFAKDIPWLTYTSHPLFWYKGSEAERAKFDIEGLCSMIKGLLTTECNIKTGLIIIENYIGVGALVHNRNALGFFKIRGKISF, encoded by the exons ATGGATGAAACGTACTTTGATGAAGGGCCagcgggaaattttgaaacagcTACCTTAGAAATTACCAAAGATCTTGATGGAAATGAATTTAACAATTCGGTTTCCGCAGCCAGTG GAGTTGACGTTGACAAAAGAAACAGGGAAAATGAAGGCAACATATCCAATCAAGTTCCAACTTCAAAAGACATATCCACTATTCCTTTTAAACATATAGATATTCATTCTTTCTTTACTGATAGAAACGAAGTAGTAGAAAGGGCTTTAAAAGACTGTCATGATagtttaataaatgaagaagagAAAGACATAGTTGGAAGCTGGCTATTGACTGA aATAAGCTTATGGGATATTGAGAAAGAAAGACTGGTCGTTCTTACTAAAACTGctctttattcaataaaatatgattttatttctttaaaaatacttgaatacAATCGAATACCATTAACTCAAATAGATACATTAATTTCTGGTGAACTAGTTTATCCATCCTCATCTCTAGCACC ACGATTAAATGGATTGGCAGAGGGAATGTCATCAATAGTTAATTGTGCAGTTCGTCAAGAGTGGTCTACTCTTACCTCTTGTACTGGACTTGCACAATTTGAATCTAG ttATTGTTTTAGGAAAAGACAAATGTCTGGTATAAGATTGATGTGGAACAAAGGTAATCCATTGTCACTAATTAAAAAGTGGAATCCCTTTGCAAAAGATATACCCTGGCTCACTTATACTAGTCATCCATTATTTTGGTACAAAG GATCAGAAGCAGAGAGAGCAAAATTTGATATTGAAGGTTTATGTTCGATGATTAAAGGTTTATTAACAACAGAGTGTAATATAAAAACTGgattaattattatagaaaattatattgGTGTAGGTGCCTTGGTGCATAATAGAAATGCGCTAGGTTTCTTTAAAATTCGGGGTAAAATTAGCTTCTAA
- the LOC100877725 gene encoding C1GALT1-specific chaperone 1, whose protein sequence is MYFYRFKSRSVFIVGFGFGLLFTTLLLTIQNLFNDVSIYKSSLMSSYAADRSEFSKWFTSDIQTTQEITFQVWEEKKSNVTYSKWLENQKLQVNDINMDSYLYGIMKEGILESDWLMSNVHITCIVFVKKIKLAKSIKDTWGKRCSNIYFFGQQKDSEVPIINFEKKLVSSWQLLCEAFNYVWRDNKTLEWLIFVKDDTLVIPENLRYMVGPLNYTEDYYLGHAVIMWGQSYNVADAGYVISKGVLRKLLTMFDTTEKCIAGGKYWKQEDYYLAKHLATMEIHPSDTRDQYLRGTFHGYSLQSLLWGTAKIGVYWTRALYPIQDECCSFKSITFNVGESDKMYTFNYLLYHLHVFKDEVIYGTRKAPTSVPDEDVWKVALKEEFNITYLNNISSDAYYEIWHSKYSEPEQLITQNYYGKN, encoded by the exons atgtatttttatcgtTTCAAATCACGGTCTGTGTTTATTGTTGGATTTGGATTTGGACTTCTTTTTACTACATTGTTACTcacaattcaaaatttattcaatgatgtttctatttataaaagttcTTTGATGAGTTCTTATGCTGCTGATAGAAGCGAGTTCTCAAAGTGGTTTACTTCAGATATACAAACTACTCAAGAGATTACTTTTCAAGTATGGGAGGAGAAGAAGTCAAATGTAACATACAGTAAATGgttggaaaatcaaaaattacaagtaaatgaTATCAACATGGATTCATATCTTTATGGAATTATGAAAGAAGGAATATTAGAATCTGACTGGTTGATGTCTAATGTTCACATTACTTGCAttgtttttgtaaaaaaaattaaactggCAAAATCTATTAAAGACACTTGGGGCAAACGTTGCAGCAATATATACTTCTTTGGTCAACAGAAAGATTCTGAAGTacctattataaattttgaaaagaagCTTGTATCTTCTTGGCAACTTTTGTGTGAAGCTTTTAATTATGTTTGGAGAGATAACAAGACTTTGGAGTGGCTTATTTTTGTAAAAGATGATACATTAGTGATACCAGAAAACTTACGCTATATGGTTGGTCCTTTGAATTATACTGAAGATTACTATTTGGGTCATGCAGTGATAATGTGGGGCCAGTCTTATAATGTTGCTGATGCTGGATATGTTATCAGTAAAGGAGTTCTTAGAAAGCTGCTTACGATGTTTGATACTACAGAAAAATGTATAGCTGGTGGCAAATATTGGAAACAGGAAGATTACTACCTTG CTAAACACTTAGCAACTATGGAAATTCATCCTTCAGATACGAGAGATCAGTACTTAAGGGGTACATTTCATGGGTATTCTTTGCAGTCACTCTTATGGGGTACTGCTAAAATAGGTGTTTACTGGACTCGTGCTTTATATCCTATACAAGATGAATGCTGCTCTTTCAAGTCTATTACTTTTAATGTCGGCGAATCGGATAAAATGTAtacattcaattatttattatatcatttacATGTTTTCAAAGATGAAGTTATTTATGGAACTAGAAAAGCACCAACTTCTGTACCTGATGAAGAT GTGTGGAAAGTTGCACTGAAAGAAGAATTTAACATCACATACCTAAATAATATTTCCAGTGATGCTTATTACGAGATATGGCATTCAAAGTATTCTGAACCTGAACAACTgattactcaaaattattatggtaaaaattag